A window from Setaria italica strain Yugu1 chromosome VIII, Setaria_italica_v2.0, whole genome shotgun sequence encodes these proteins:
- the LOC101754964 gene encoding cytochrome P450 89A2, translating to MEAMQLLAAVLAVLALFLAAYWRPRSRYVHTTRPMPVIIEVGDPDVARALMFDHADFFSNHPDAALGIDFDAGQPKTESITFAPYGTLWSALRRNLTVNILHPSRLGHHVEPIQRDAAEALVADLSTRVVGAGEEVAIRERVYAAVFGTMARLCFGDGVGERDVAVMRRTLHDFFHSNVDIKLLARSRLARLVRWRQWRYIIGMRRRLAEVFGPVVEARRRQSRRSDGGGGSFSSYLDSLIDLRVPNDSDDSETGGGLGLGARRILRDDEVVRLVWEFLGSSTQSVVSCIEWTLARLVTEPEVQKKLYHELIAAGDHRKGQVSDERLQELPYLRAVILESLRLHPPLPTILREVGPEGAAAAGAPPPPPDGTPVRFLFNAGQIGRDRKTWTEDPDEFKPERFLAGGEGEDVSPLPGPKKIKMMPFGAGRRHCPGAGLSMIHVGCFVAALVREFEWAPPADGGGGVDLTGTNTLFVRMMAPPLRARITPRTSR from the coding sequence ATGGAAGCAATGCAGTTGCTTGCCGCCGTTCTCGCCGTGCTCGCTTTATTCCTCGCCGCTTACTGGCGACCCCGCAGCAGGTATGTCCACACTACCAGACCAATGCCTGTAATAATTGAAGTAGGAGACCCCGACGTCGCCCGGGCCCTGATGTTCGACCACGCCGACTTCTTCTCCAACCACCCCGACGCCGCCCTCGGCATCGACTTTGACGCCGGCCAGCCGAAGACCGAAAGCATCACCTTTGCACCCTACGGCACGCTCTGGAGCGCACTCCGGCGCAACCTCACCGTTAACATCCTGCACCCCTCGCGCCTCGGCCACCACGTGGAGCCGATCCAGCGGGACGCCGCGGAGGCCCTCGTCGCCGATCTCTCCACCCGGgtggtcggcgccggcgaggaggtggccatTCGCGAGCGCGTGTACGCCGCGGTGTTCGGGACGATGGCGCGCCTGTGcttcggcgacggcgtcggcgagcgcGACGTCGCCGTCATGCGGCGCACGCTGCACGACTTCTTCCACTCCAACGTGGACATCAAGCTCCTAGCGAGGTCCAGGCTGGCGAGGCTGGTGCGCTGGCGGCAGTGGAGGTACATCATCGGCATGCGCCGCCGGCTGGCCGAGGTCTTCGGCCCCGTCGTGGAGGCACGGAGGCGGCAGTCTCGgcgcagcgacggcggcggtgggagcTTCTCGTCGTACCTCGATTCTCTAATCGACCTTCGCGTCCCCAACGACAGCGACGATTCCGAGACCGGCGGCGGCTTGGGCCTCGGCGCCCGGCGCATCCTCAGGGACGACGAGGTGGTGAGGCTCGTCTGGGAGTTCCTGGGGTCCAGCACCCAGTCCGTGGTGTCGTGCATCGAGTGGACGCTCGCCCGCCTCGTCACCGAGCCGGAGGTCCAGAAGAAGCTATACCACGAGCTCATTGCCGCCGGCGATCACCGTAAAGGCCAGGTCTCCGACGAGCGCCTCCAGGAATTGCCGTACCTGCGCGCCGTCATTCTCGAGAGCCTCCGGCTGCACCCGCCACTGCCAACCATCCTGCGCGAGGTCGGGCCAGAGGGCGCTGCGGCCGCcggagcgccaccgccgccgcctgacgGCACGCCGGTGCGGTTCCTGTTCAATGCAGGACAGATCGGGAGGGACCGGAAGACGTGGACGGAGGACCCTGACGAGTTCAAGCCGGAGCggttcctcgccggcggcgaaggggaGGACGTGAGCCCCTTGCCGGGGCCTAagaagatcaagatgatgccGTTCGGAGCCGGGCGGCGGCACTGCCCTGGCGCGGGGCTGTCCATGATTCACGTCGGGTGCTTCGTCGCCGCGCTGGTGCGCGAGTTCGAGTGGGCGCCGCCGGctgatggcggtggcggcgttgaTCTCACTGGGACCAATACGTTGTTCGTGAGGATgatggcgccgccgctgagAGCGCGAATAACACCACGCACGTCTCGCTGA